One region of Mangifera indica cultivar Alphonso chromosome 3, CATAS_Mindica_2.1, whole genome shotgun sequence genomic DNA includes:
- the LOC123211269 gene encoding uncharacterized protein At4g10930 isoform X3: protein MIPLEATVLMRTPYLEIMIGSSRARATLYLFRHTILMKMQLSAWMGMDAKFEVDQQLWRETQILTHRLHVILVIYGELYHAFCVGFDPEGTSEDTWLCPRCTGDRPQKSAVNLTQSTKSHCGPEIAKGECLAEAAFSRKVSVSVADAGETAVVVSMVGGNQCTEEPNEYHLSMLEVDKGLGSETFINDAQGPEADLLLDERTDIPPVLEKQELELSLLHGASSSLPSNSSGHTELKISCSVEEVNEQCSSDGVKSSLSNSFNELYTGKKLFESESSIGLHLGLSVGSFLSVNDVNKDVTEDQITGDMQHQNPLEESLPKDDKMEPGAGEDASQIIGAKRNHSECSDDPLLTDDDLATKAKDTRDTQASAKKIRAEGKAQTISVREEEDASISNNFQKPPALIAGTKDCKSKLSPQKEDVISIMSIVKGTKRSSTGLVHQNSPNNFLKERENASGLRVKKIMKRAAEDKDSSTIVQELRKEIREVVRNRSSEDFGEHLFDAKLLSAFRTAIAGPKTEPAKKISPFAVKVKKSLLEKGKVRENLTKKIYGNSNGRRRRAWDRDCEVEFWKYRCMRATKPEKIETLKSVLNLLRKNSESSDIEPVTECQSKNPILSRLYLADTSVFPRKDDIKPLSARKVTVHTDQNKDQTTSIEKKSELSIDRCASKVTDIRVSSKVGIPSLIEKGTKNSSSSKSDVASSKAYPNGRPKVSSVSPLGDATSNSKNGMTAKSDNVKMDKRKWAMEILARKTAVSGKSGTHETQDNAVLKGNYPLLAQLPVDMRPALAPSPHNKIPISVRQTQLFRLTELFLRKANLPVIHRTAETELAVADAVNIEREVADRSNSKLVYLNLCSQEILHRSDNKRAARATESSSSPCSVPVDELEQTTDKLSANPMIEEALRNAGLISDSPPNSPHQATEVQNEVNISSVETKEEGSDSIFEMDSHPEVDIYGDFDYDLEDEDYIGASTVKVSKLQQEEVAPKMKVVFSTLNSENSNNYIDLKDRVSGKNDVDKDSCPTDAGAENSTAECLTGKSCVPPESLPCEEGEDLSLAECEELYGPDKESFVSNFPEESQKMHGLLDGEASAKNKCAGETSNVVTKICAENITCSTSGYNSSGIEKSSTCFQTGDRIAKKEATSNACDDNQCCNVNVHQKVEAYIKEHIRPLCKSGVITVEQYRWAVAKTTDKVMKYHSDAKNANFLIKEGEKVKKLAEQYVEAAAQQKGKINPLS, encoded by the exons ATGTACTGGTGACAGGCCACAGAAGTCTGCTGTCAATTTAACACAAAGCACAAAAAGCCACTGTGGTCCAGAAATTGCCAAAGGTGAATGTTTGGCAGAGGCTGCATTTTCGAGAAAGGTATCTGTATCTGTTGCTGATGCTGGTGAAACAGCTGTTGTTGTCTCAATGGTTGGAGGAAATCAATGCACTGAAGAGCCAAATGAGTACCATCTGTCAATGCTTGAGGTTGACAAGGGCCTTGGAAGTGAAACATTTATTAATGATGCTCAGGGTCCTGAGGCTGATTTGCTGTTAGATGAGAGAACTGATATTCCACCTGTGTTGGAGAAGCAGGAGCTGGAGCTATCCTTATTGCATGGTGCATCTTCAAGTCTACCTTCTAATTCCTCGGGACATACGGAGTTGAAGATAAGCTGTTCTGTTGAAGAAGTAAATGAACAGTGTTCATCTGATGGAGTTAAAAGCTCTTTGAGCAACTCTTTTAATGAACTTTACACTGGAAAGAAACTGTTTGAAAGTGAATCCAGTATAGGTCTTCATCTTGGTTTATCTGTGGGCTCCTTTTTATCTG TTAATGATGTAAACAAAGATGTAACTGAAGATCAAATTACTGGAGATATGCAGCATCAAAATCCTTTAGAAGAATCTTTGCCCAAAG ATGACAAGATGGAGCCTGGTGCTGGTGAAGATGCTTCCCAAATTATTGGTGCAAAGAGAAACCATTCAGAATGCAG TGACGATCCTCTCTTGACGGATGATGACCTTGCAACCAAAGCTAAGGACACTCGGGACACTCAGGCTTCGGCAAAGAAAATTAGAGCTGAAGGGAAGGCTCAAACAATTTCAGTTAGGGAAGAAGAGGATGCATCTATTTCCAATAATTTCCAAAAACCTCCTGCTTTGATAGCAGGGACCAAAGATTGTAAGTCAAAACTTAGTCCACAGAAGGAAGATGTGATTTCTATAATGAGTATAGTTAAGGGGACAAAACGATCTTCCACAGGGCTTGTGCACCAAAATTCACCCAATAATTTcttaaaagaaagagaaaatgcaTCTGGTTTGAGAGttaaaaaaatcatgaagaGAGCTGCTGAAGATAAGGATTCATCAACGATTGTGCAAGaactaagaaaagaaataagagaagtTGTTCGTAACAGATCCTCAGAAGATTTTGGTGAACACCTTTTCGACGCTAAACTTCTTTCTGCCTTCAGGACTGCTATAGCAGGACCAAAAACTGAACCTGCCAAGAAGATATCGCCTTTTGCCGTGAAGGTTAAGAAGTCCTTGCTTGAGAAGGGTAAAGTTCGTGAAAATCTTACAAAGAAAATTTATGGGAATTCCAATGGAAGAAGAAGACGTGCATGGGACCGAGACTGTGAAGTTGAATTTTGGAAGTATCGCTGCATGAGAGCTACAAAACCTGAGAAGATTGAAACTTTGAAGTCAGTTCTTAACCTCCTCAGAAAGAATTCAGAAAGCTCAGATATTGAGCCTGTGACGGAATGCCAATCTAAAAATCCCATACTTTCCAGATTGTATTTAGCAGATACATCTGTTTTTCCACGCAAGGATGATATCAAGCCTCTTTCAGCTCGCAAAGTCACTGTTCATACTGACCAAAATAAAGATCAAACTACTTCAATTGAGAAAAAGTCAGAGCTTTCTATTGATAGATGTGCTTCAAAAGTAACTGACATAAGGGTTTCATCAAAAGTTGGCATTCCCTCACTTATAGAGAAAGGGACCAAAAATAGTTCATCCTCTAAAAGTGATGTTGCTTCTAGTAAAGCTTATCCGAACGGACGCCCAAAAGTGTCCTCTGTCTCTCCATTAGGTGATGCAACCTCCAATTCCAAGAATGGCATGACTGCTAAATCTGATAATGTGAAGATGGATAAAAGAAAATGGGCTATGGAGATTCTTGCTAGGAAAACTGCTGTTTCGGGCAAAAGTGGAACACATGAAACACAAGACAATGCCGTGCTTAAAGGAAATTATCCTCTACTA GCTCAACTTCCAGTTGACATGAGACCAGCACTGGCACCTAGTCCCCATAATAAAATCCCTATATCGGTTAGGCAG ACACAACTTTTCCGTCTAACAGAGCTCTTTTTGAGGAAAGCAAATCTACCAGTCATTCACAGAACTGCAGAAACAGAATTGGCTGTTGCAGATGCTGTTAATATTGAAAGGGAGGTTGCTGATAGGTCAAACAGCAAGCTAGTATATTTGAATCTATGTTCCCAGGAGATATTGCATCGTTCAGATAACAAGAGGGCTGCTAGAGCCACAGAATCAAGTTCTTCTCCATGTTCAGTTCCTGTTGACGAGTTGGAACAAACTACTGACAAACTTTCGGCTAACCCTATGATTGAAGAAGCGTTGAGAAATGCTGGTCTTATATCTGATTCCCCTCCAAATAGTCCACATCAAGCAACAGAGGTCCAGAATGAAGTGAATATATCCTCAGTGGAGACTAAAGAGGAAGGATCTGATAGTATATTTGAGATGGATTCACATCCAGAAGTGGATATATACGGtgattttgattatgatttagAAGATGAAGACTACATTGGAGCTAGTACTGTGAAAGTTTCTAAGTTACAACAGGAAGAGGTTGCACCAAAAATGAAAGTGGTTTTCTCCACTCTCAACtctgaaaattcaaataattacaTAGATCTGAAAGATAGGGTTTCGGGGAAGAATGACGTAGATAAGGATTCCTGTCCTACTGATGCAGGCGCTGAAAACTCAACTGCTGAGTGTCTGACTGGCAAGTCTTGTGTTCCTCCTGAGTCCTTACCTTGTGAAGAAGGTGAAGATCTTTCACTAGCAGAATGTGAAGAGTTATATGGCCCAGATAAAGAATCATTTGTTAGCAATTTTCCTGAAGAATCACAGAAGATGCATGGATTACTTGATGGAGAAGCTTCAGCTAAGAACAAATGTGCTGGAGAAACATCCAATGTTGTAACTAAAATCTGTGCTGAGAACATAACTTGCAGCACCAGCGGTTACAATTCTTCTGGTATAGAAAAATCGTCGACCTGTTTTCAAACAGGTGATAGAATTGCCAAGAAGGAAGCTACATCTAACGCTTGTGATGACAACCAGTGCTGCAATGTCAATGTGCATCAGAAG GTGGAAGCTTACATCAAAGAGCACATCAGGCCACTCTGCAAGAGTGGTGTGATCACAGTTGAACAATATAGATGGGCAGTGGCAAAAACTACTGATAAAGTTATGAAGTACCACTCAGATGCCAAGAATGCGAATTTCCTTATCAAGGAAGGTGAAAAGGTGAAGAAACTTGCAGAGCAATATGTCGAGGCGGCTGCCCAACAGAAGGGGAAAATCAATCCCCTATCGTGA